Part of the Sulfuricella denitrificans skB26 genome is shown below.
GGTCGCGCTGCTGAATCGCTTTGCAGGTGCGGATGCGGTGTATTGCGACCATCGTACCATTGATGATGAAGGCCAGATTACCGCAGACACGGGTGCGCTGAGTTACCCTCGTCCTTCAGGCGATATTCTGCGCGCCTTGCTGCATGGCCCCTGCATCGTCACACCGGCTCTGGTGCTGATACGTCGTGCGGCTTTCGAGTCCAGCGGGGGTTTCAACCAGATCGAATTGATGCGCGGCTACGAAGATTACGACCTGTGGCTGCGCATGGCGGCACACAGTTACTTTATCTACAACCCACGTACCCTGGTGTCATACCGGCGCCATCCGGCGCAGGCAACCCGACAGGAAGCTTACCGGCTCAAGGCAAGTCTGGCGACCCTGTCCGCACTGGAAGGCATTGGCGAAACCGTGCGCGCCAGAGGTACCGCGGACTTGCTGTGCTTTTACGCCGCGCGCTTGCGCGAAAGCCATCTCTCCGCCGCCTGGGCGCAAGGGCAATTGGGTGACTATCCAGGCGCGTTGCGCACTTCGTGGCACAGTCTGGTAGCGCAACCCACTTCCTTGCGGGCATGGCGCACCTGGACGCATGCCTTGACTAACCGGTTTGCCAGGCCGTGGAGACGACCATGAAAACATTGCCCCTCAGCTTCTCGGTAGTGATCCTCTAGTCTGCACCGTACCAATTTTCTGTTGCGCCTGCTGACTGGCGTACTAAAATTTACACAATTCAGCCGGTAGCCTCCAGTCTAAAACCAGCCATCCACTATCGTAGTGGGCTCTGCACTGGCTATGGGGCATAATGATGCTTCCTGATTAGCTCCATCTGACATGAACCTGATCGACGCCCTTTCACACCGGTTGAGAAGCACCCGAATCCGCCTTTCCGCCTTGCTGGCGAAAAAATGGAAGCGCAGCTTCTATCTCTATCTGGCCGGAATTTTCACCCTCCTGATCATGGCCGACGCGCTGTTTCTGCATCTCGCCACCGACATGAAGCAGACCACGTTCGACATGATGGTGCGTTACCGCGTTGTCGTGCCCAAGCCCGACCCGGACATCGTCATCGTCGACATCAACGAGGCGAGCCTGGCCGCGATGGCGAAAGACTACGGCCGCTGGCCGTGGCCTCGACAGGTACTGGGAGAGTTTGTCGAACAGATTGAAAAACAGCGGCCCAAGGCCATCGTGTTCGACATCCTGTTCAGCGACCCGGATGTGTACAACCCGGACAGCGATGCCTATTTCGATGCCGCCATCGCCGCCACCGGCAACACTTTTTTCCCGATGCTTCGGCTGGATCCGGCAAGCGACACCCTGAGCCAGATCAAGCCGGGCATGATCCCGGGCGTGATCGCCATGAGCGGCGAGGCACAGCGCGATGCCACGGTGGCAATGGTGCTGCCGCACTTCAAGGCGGTGCTGGAAGGCGGCCGGATCGGGCTGCACAATATCTACCCAGATACCGATGGTATCGCCCGCCAGTACCCGGTTTACCGCGACGATTACGGCTGGAAAATTCCCTCTCTGCCGCTGCGTATTGCCCAGCAACTGAAGTTTCCCCAGCCCGAGGCGCAGCGGGTGCTGCTCAACTGGCGCGGCAGGCCATTTACCTACCACTCGGTAAGCTTCAGTGACGTTTTTGCTGATCTGACCAGCAAAAACAAACAGCGTCCGGCAGACGAATTCACCGGCAAGATTGTGATCATCGGTTCGACCGCACCCAGCCTGTTCGATATCAAGCCGACGCCGCTCAGCCGTATGCATCCCGGCGTGGAAATTCTCGCCACCGCCATCGACAATTTCAAGCACGGTGACTACCTGCGCTTCCCCGATGCCCGCATCGCCTACCTGCTGCTGACGCTCTCCATTGTGTGGGCGACCGCCTGGGGGTTCTACCACAGCGTTGGCCAGGACAAATTCGACAGGCTGTTCGGCGCTTCGCAGTTCATTCTTCTGGCTGTCTCCTACGCCAGCATCAACTTCACCACCACCTACATCAACCTGACCGGCCCGATCA
Proteins encoded:
- a CDS encoding glycosyltransferase, with translation MPAHVSIVIPAHNAARYLAATLESALGQTYAEREIIVIDDGSTDSTPALLQGYGTRIRVAQQKNAGQAAARNHGARLAQGDLLLFLDSDDLLDADLLTQQVALLNRFAGADAVYCDHRTIDDEGQITADTGALSYPRPSGDILRALLHGPCIVTPALVLIRRAAFESSGGFNQIELMRGYEDYDLWLRMAAHSYFIYNPRTLVSYRRHPAQATRQEAYRLKASLATLSALEGIGETVRARGTADLLCFYAARLRESHLSAAWAQGQLGDYPGALRTSWHSLVAQPTSLRAWRTWTHALTNRFARPWRRP
- a CDS encoding CHASE2 domain-containing protein, translated to MNLIDALSHRLRSTRIRLSALLAKKWKRSFYLYLAGIFTLLIMADALFLHLATDMKQTTFDMMVRYRVVVPKPDPDIVIVDINEASLAAMAKDYGRWPWPRQVLGEFVEQIEKQRPKAIVFDILFSDPDVYNPDSDAYFDAAIAATGNTFFPMLRLDPASDTLSQIKPGMIPGVIAMSGEAQRDATVAMVLPHFKAVLEGGRIGLHNIYPDTDGIARQYPVYRDDYGWKIPSLPLRIAQQLKFPQPEAQRVLLNWRGRPFTYHSVSFSDVFADLTSKNKQRPADEFTGKIVIIGSTAPSLFDIKPTPLSRMHPGVEILATAIDNFKHGDYLRFPDARIAYLLLTLSIVWATAWGFYHSVGQDKFDRLFGASQFILLAVSYASINFTTTYINLTGPITLGLAYFTLARLYAFATGRALEKSTVRTSQERDGELHGVLMLISLGVKADTLSEGARETIRRQLEKTGSAAKSVEILNGRQKGIWNLFENTLAISWLRPADDEDNRLRILRDINTIVQVAGSLLQKHAATADNEVNWFVHEGSITGGEQASDSWRTLFAETLLRWKETEKRKS